A stretch of Mauremys reevesii isolate NIE-2019 linkage group 25, ASM1616193v1, whole genome shotgun sequence DNA encodes these proteins:
- the RNF41 gene encoding E3 ubiquitin-protein ligase NRDP1 isoform X1, with the protein MGYDVARFQGDVDEDLICPICSGVLEEPVQAPHCEHAFCNACITQWFSQQQTCPVDRSVVTVAHLRPVPRIMRNMLSKLQITCDNAVFGCTAVVRLDNLMSHLNDCEHNPKRPVTCEQGCGLEMPKDELPNHNCIKHLRSVVQQQQQRIAELEKTSAEHKHQLAEQKRDIQLLKAYMRAIRSVNPNLQNLEETIEYNEILEWVNSLQPARVTRWGGMISTPDAVLQAVIKRSLVESGCPTSIINELIENAHERNWPQGLATLETRQMNRRYYENYVAKRIPGKQAVVVMACENQHMGEDMVLEPGLVMIFAHGVEEI; encoded by the exons ATGGGGTATGATGTAGCCCGCTTTCAGGGGGATGTTGATGAAGACCTTATCTGCCCCATCTGCAGCGGGGTTCTGGAGGAGCCGGTGCAG GCTCCTCACTGTGAACATGCCTTCTGCAATGCCTGCATCACCCAGTGGTTCTCCCAGCAGCAGACCTGCCCCGTGGACCGCAGCGTAGTCACTGTGGCCCACCTCCGCCCCGTCCCCCGGATCATGCGGAACATGCTCTCCAAGCTGCAGATCACTTGCGACAACGCGGTTTTCGGCTGCACGGCGGTCGTGCGACTCGACAACCTGATGTCTCACCTCAATGACTGTGAGCATAATCCAAAGCGGCCGGTGACGTGCGAGCAAGGATGCGG CTTGGAAATGCCCAAAGACGAGCTGCCGAATCACAACTGCATCAAGCACTTAAGGTCggtggtgcagcagcagcagcaaagaattGCTGAGCTGGAGAAGACTTCAGCAGAGCACAAGCATCAGCTGGCCGAGCAG AAACGGGACATCCAGCTGCTGAAGGCCTACATGCGAGCCATCCGCAGCGTCAACCCCAACCTGCAGAACCTGGAAGAGACCATTGAATACAATGAAATCCTAGA GTGGGTGAACTCCTTGCAGCCTGCGCGGGTGACGCGCTGGGGCGGGATGATCTCCACGCCGGACGCCGTGCTCCAGGCGGTCATCAAGCGCTCGCTGGTGGAGAGCGGGTGCCCCACGTCCATCATCAACGAGCTGATCGAGAACGCCCACGAGCGGAACTGGCCGCAGGGCCTGGCCACCCTGGAAACCCGCCAGATGAACCGGCGCTATTACGAGAACTACGTGGCCAAGCGCATCCCCGGCAAGCAGGCTGTGGTGGTGATGGCCTGCGAGAACCAGCACATGGGGGAGGACATGGTGCTCGAGCCGGGCCTGGTGATGATATTTGCACACGGAGTGGAGGAGATCTAA
- the RNF41 gene encoding E3 ubiquitin-protein ligase NRDP1 isoform X2: MRNMLSKLQITCDNAVFGCTAVVRLDNLMSHLNDCEHNPKRPVTCEQGCGLEMPKDELPNHNCIKHLRSVVQQQQQRIAELEKTSAEHKHQLAEQKRDIQLLKAYMRAIRSVNPNLQNLEETIEYNEILEWVNSLQPARVTRWGGMISTPDAVLQAVIKRSLVESGCPTSIINELIENAHERNWPQGLATLETRQMNRRYYENYVAKRIPGKQAVVVMACENQHMGEDMVLEPGLVMIFAHGVEEI, from the exons ATGCGGAACATGCTCTCCAAGCTGCAGATCACTTGCGACAACGCGGTTTTCGGCTGCACGGCGGTCGTGCGACTCGACAACCTGATGTCTCACCTCAATGACTGTGAGCATAATCCAAAGCGGCCGGTGACGTGCGAGCAAGGATGCGG CTTGGAAATGCCCAAAGACGAGCTGCCGAATCACAACTGCATCAAGCACTTAAGGTCggtggtgcagcagcagcagcaaagaattGCTGAGCTGGAGAAGACTTCAGCAGAGCACAAGCATCAGCTGGCCGAGCAG AAACGGGACATCCAGCTGCTGAAGGCCTACATGCGAGCCATCCGCAGCGTCAACCCCAACCTGCAGAACCTGGAAGAGACCATTGAATACAATGAAATCCTAGA GTGGGTGAACTCCTTGCAGCCTGCGCGGGTGACGCGCTGGGGCGGGATGATCTCCACGCCGGACGCCGTGCTCCAGGCGGTCATCAAGCGCTCGCTGGTGGAGAGCGGGTGCCCCACGTCCATCATCAACGAGCTGATCGAGAACGCCCACGAGCGGAACTGGCCGCAGGGCCTGGCCACCCTGGAAACCCGCCAGATGAACCGGCGCTATTACGAGAACTACGTGGCCAAGCGCATCCCCGGCAAGCAGGCTGTGGTGGTGATGGCCTGCGAGAACCAGCACATGGGGGAGGACATGGTGCTCGAGCCGGGCCTGGTGATGATATTTGCACACGGAGTGGAGGAGATCTAA